The Pseudanabaena sp. FACHB-2040 genome segment TAGCTGCAACACCCCAGCATAAATCGGAAAAACACCCCCCAAGCCAATCATCACGGCCTGCACTTTGCCCTTATGCTGGTGCATCCAGGTTTCCTGCTTAGGACACCCCAACGCTAGAAATAAGATGCCTGCCCCACTATCGTTAATCTGCTGGATGATCTCTCTATCTTCCTGCTCAGTGAGCGGGCGAAAGGGCAGTGGCTGCATGTCGGCTATTTCCAGGTTAGGAAACTCCCGCTGCAGCCGCTGCCGCATCAGGTCCAGCGTGGAGGCATCGGTACCTAAAAAGAAGATTGGAACTTTCTCAGCAGAGGCTCGCTGGCACACTGCCAAGAAAATATCCATACCCGCAACCCGGTCATGACAATAGCCCCGAATCAGGTTTAGCATCCAGACCAGGGGCATGCCGTCAGGCGTTATCAAATCAGCGTTGAGCAATACCTTGGAGAACGGCTCGTTCCAGCGGGCCTCCATCAGCATGTGGACGTTTGAGACGCAGACGAATCGACTGGAGTGCTCTCTAGCCCAATCAAAAATCAGGTCAATCTGAGCCTCAAAGGGAAGGGCGGAAACAGGAAACCCAAGAACATTCTCTTGGCAGGGAACTAATTCCAGAGTAGTCATTTCTATGGAACAGGTAAGAGGAACGGGAAAAGACGACTAACAGGCGTCCTAAGAGATCAACCGGGGATCACTTAAATGCAGGATTTACTCAGAGTCAACTCTGCCCGAAGCGCCCTTAACACTCCACACAAAAGCAACCTGTTCTGCACCCACACAGAGTTGCTCCTGTTAGCGGCAGGGCTGAAAATACTAAACACACAATTCCTCGAAAAACACTGGTGGCAAGAGAGTGAAACGTCTCATCACCACAAAGTAACCCTTCATCAAACAATCTCTAGCTACAAAAGCCCTTTGAGAAACATCAGACAGCTAGTATCTAACGTCCCAAACTGAATATTGTTTGAGGATAGGTGCCTTACTACCCACAGGTAGGAAGGTTTTCGAGTTTTATGTGATTCAAACAGAGCTAAAGATTAAGACTGAGAAACTTCCTCCAAAACGTTTTCAGGCGTCAACAAGCCTTTGTATCCCTTATAGATCGTCCCCTACAAAAGGCAGAATATCGCCCGAAAACCGACATAGCCGTAACTTATTGACCTGGCTATGCCATCGGTAGAACCCACTTTACCGGCAACCCTGTTTAAGCTGCTTCAGCACACGCAAATGTACTTTTAGCAAACTTTGCAACAAAAGTCCCCTCCATGTCTACCCAAATTTGCACAAAATCTTGAATCTGGCAAGAAGGGTGTCTCTTCTATCGTTCCGACGTTCCCACTGGGGGAACATCGTTATCAGAGATTTATGCTTGGGTTAACATCCTCAACAATGCCATAGCAGGCGACAAATACGTAAAAGTACGGATTTGGTTTCAAAGTCTCTTCATTGTTGGCTCTATTTTTACAAGCTAGTACGTAAACCTCTCACAATTATCCGGATAGGCTGCCTGCACCTCTGAAAGAAAGGAGCAACTTATCAGCTTTAGCCAGATCTCAGGCTCCGCGAACATTCTTTCAGCCACAGTCAAAATCTCTACAACCTAGAATAGGCAATGGTTACCTCCCCCTTCAGAGCTAGACAATGCCTGTGTAGGCTGGACCTATCCCTATCCCTTCCAGAGCACATTAAAACAACAGGCAAGCCCTTTAAAGAGTCTCTAGCAATACAGTTTCTTCTATTGCCCCCTCTCTATGAAGAAGCCAACGATATTCGAGCTAGCGCGGCTCTGTAAAAGAGTATACTGATTCTTCGATAGGAGCACTGTACAGGTATTGGTGTTCACTTCAATGAGCCTGGCCTGTAGCCTAAGATTCAATTCCTAGGCGCAAGCAACTCCAATTGGCAAAAGATCTACAAGATCTACAGCAAAATCTATATCTATAGGGTTCTGAGTTCTGAACTAGCCTCGATAGGAGCGCGCAACTAGGGCACCAAACAGAAAGCAGCATCTTCTTTGGAAGCTAATAAGTTGTTTAAGCAGTACATGGCTTATCGGGATCCGCTTTGATCCGCCAAAGCCTTTTTGAACTGCCCTTTTGGTGCAAAAAAAGGAGGGCTCTCTTCTCCCTTTCCAAGGGGAGCAGGGGAGATCTCAACCAACTTAATCCCAGAGCTAGTAGGTTCTCGCAGGCTGAGTTTCGCAAGCTCGAAACCAGTCTACAAAAGGAACTAGACACTCCACTAGGAAGGAATTGATGCGCAGTTCCTTCACTCCTGGTAGATAAAGACCCAGTAAAAATGGCGTGAATTAAGGAACCCGTTCGGCTGATCCTTGCGGTTTCTTTTTAGGGTAGCTGAAGGGTGTAGTGATGCCCGTCTGTGTGAGTCTGCATTAAAAAATTTCTTCTAAACCTTCTAACGCTATGGCTTCTAGGCCCTTTTATTTAAATCAGCTATCTTCACTCAAGGTCAGCTCAGCTCTAGGGCTGTTGGTGGTAGCCGGGTGGCTACTGGCTCCCCCTGCCGCTGCCCAAACCATGCAAAGCCTGCCCCTAGCTCCCTCGCGAGCCGTCGCCCCACCCCCCCAGGCAGACAGCTCCTACAGCCTAGGAGCCGGGGATATCGTGAGAGTTGACCTGTTCCGCCTACCCCAATACAGCGGCGAGCAGCAGGTTCAGGCAGATGGCAGCCTCAACTTGCCCCTAGTGGGGCGGGTATCAGTCTTCAATATGACCCTAGAGCAAGCCTCTAGCACAATTTCAAACGCCTACAGCCAGGTTTTGCGGCGGCCCATTGTTGCCCTCACCCTGCTGCAGCGTCGTCCGCTGACAGTTGGCATTGCCGGTGAGGTCAACCGCCCCGGCGCTTATACCCTATCCAATGAAACGACCAGTTTCCCCACCCTTGCCCGGCTACTCGAAACAGCAGAAGGCGTGACCCAAAGCGCCGACCTGCAGCAGGTGGAGGTGCGCCGCCAGACTGCCCAGGGCACTCAGACCATCACAGTCGATCTCTGGCAGCTACTGCGCACTGGCGACTCGCGCTACGACATTGCGCTGCGCGATGGCGACAGCGTCTTTATCCCGTCAACCCAGGTTTCTCTAGAAGACGGAATGCTGCTGGCCAACGCCAGCTTTGCCGCCAGCAGCACACAACCGGTTAATATCTCTGTCGTCGGTGAAGTTTTTCGTCCGGGGCCATACACCCTGCGCGGCGGCCCCACCCGCACAGGTCAAGCCGGAGTCCCTGGCGGGGAAGCCGGCAGCAACTCCAGCACCGTTAACCGCCCTGTGACCGTAACCGACGCTATTCAGGTCGCAGGCGGCATCAAGCCAATGGCTAACTTGCGACAGGTACAGGTGCGCCGCTTTCCCCGCAGCGGTAGTGAGCAGGTCTTTACCGTTGATCTCTGGCAGCTGCTCTCAACAGGTGACCTGCGGCAAAACCCCATTCTGCAGGAGGGAGACACCGTCATTATCCCCACAGCGACCAGCACCCCCAGCGCCCTAGAAGCGGCTCAGCTGGCCGAGGCCAGCTTCTCGCCGAATACGATTCGCATCAATGTGGTGGGTGAGGTCAAGCAAAGCGGTCTTTTAGAGATGCCGCCCAACACGTCGCTCAACCAGGCCCTGCTGGCAGCCGGCGGCTTTAATAATCGAGCCCGACAAGACACCGTGCTACTAGTCCGGCTCAACCCAGATGGCACAGTGATTCGTCAGCCTGTGGAGGTTAACTTCGCGGAGGGCATTGATGAAGCTAACAATCCCGCCCTCCGCAACAACGACGTTGTGATTGTCGAGCGCTCTGGCCTGGCTGGAGTATCCGATACTCTGGGCCTCGTTGCAGATCCGATCTCAAGGTTCTTAAACCTGTTCACGCTCCCCTTCCGCATCTTTAACTAATCCGAAAACTGACCCCGATCCTGCAGTCTTACTCTGGCCCCCACTCACCCCTAGCCCGCTGACCTTATTTCAGGAACTGCCATGACACCTCAGCCGCTGCAGCAGCTATTTCCCTCTGGCTCAGCCGCCCCTACCAAGCCCGACTCAGATGCCGAGGGCAGCCTTGAGCTGGGCCGGGTATTTGCCGCTCTCCGGCGCAGAGCCCTGCTTATTCTTGGCGTTACCGTTGCCGTTGCCGCCGCCGCTGGCGTCAGAACTTTCCTCAGCCCGCCCACCTACGTCGCTCAGTTTGAGATTTTAATTCAACCCTCTAGTGCTGAGCTTGAGGCGATTTCTGCCGTTGCCGGTGTGCCGGTAGCGAGAGACAATCGCACTCTTAGCCTGGCTGACCAAACCAAAATTCTGACCAGCCCAGATGTGCTGGCCCCTGTGGTCAAGGCGATTCAGGAAGAGCAGCCTGAAATCTGTACTTTCATCGGTCTGATGAATCGATCCCAAGATGAGGCCTGCTACGACAAGATTCGAGAAAATTTGAGTATCCAATTGACAGAGCGTAAATCTACCGCTGAGGATCAGTCCAGAATCTTTAGCGCATATTACGTAGGAGGTACTCAGGAGGAGGCTGAGA includes the following:
- a CDS encoding WecB/TagA/CpsF family glycosyltransferase codes for the protein MTTLELVPCQENVLGFPVSALPFEAQIDLIFDWAREHSSRFVCVSNVHMLMEARWNEPFSKVLLNADLITPDGMPLVWMLNLIRGYCHDRVAGMDIFLAVCQRASAEKVPIFFLGTDASTLDLMRQRLQREFPNLEIADMQPLPFRPLTEQEDREIIQQINDSGAGILFLALGCPKQETWMHQHKGKVQAVMIGLGGVFPIYAGVLQLAPDWVRESGLEWLFRLTQEPTRLWKRYASTIPPFVFLSLKQLMTVKVSRVLEYLKPHS
- a CDS encoding SLBB domain-containing protein, with the translated sequence MASRPFYLNQLSSLKVSSALGLLVVAGWLLAPPAAAQTMQSLPLAPSRAVAPPPQADSSYSLGAGDIVRVDLFRLPQYSGEQQVQADGSLNLPLVGRVSVFNMTLEQASSTISNAYSQVLRRPIVALTLLQRRPLTVGIAGEVNRPGAYTLSNETTSFPTLARLLETAEGVTQSADLQQVEVRRQTAQGTQTITVDLWQLLRTGDSRYDIALRDGDSVFIPSTQVSLEDGMLLANASFAASSTQPVNISVVGEVFRPGPYTLRGGPTRTGQAGVPGGEAGSNSSTVNRPVTVTDAIQVAGGIKPMANLRQVQVRRFPRSGSEQVFTVDLWQLLSTGDLRQNPILQEGDTVIIPTATSTPSALEAAQLAEASFSPNTIRINVVGEVKQSGLLEMPPNTSLNQALLAAGGFNNRARQDTVLLVRLNPDGTVIRQPVEVNFAEGIDEANNPALRNNDVVIVERSGLAGVSDTLGLVADPISRFLNLFTLPFRIFN